A window of candidate division KSB1 bacterium genomic DNA:
GGAGATCTGAATCTCCTATTTGCTCAAGTATCCCGTAGCCATAGAGAGAAAAGAAATTTCATTACGCGATCTACAATCTAATCGATCGATAAAAGTATAATCTTCATGAATGACCTTGCAGTTCAGCATAAAGGATTTTGAAATGACCACGCAATAGTAAATTATTCACCCCTGGGTGAAAAAGCTATAGAAAATTAAGATCAAAACTGCAAAACTGGCGGTTTTAATGCCAGTCTCTGAAATGAAAGTTCCTCGATTAAGGTCCGGTGGATCAGCTCGAGCGTCAATAATTTTCGCAGCTCCACCAAGAATCTGCCACGACCAGCCAGATGAGCGTTGATAATGCGAATCACCTGCTGCTGATTCCAATAGGGGCGCTGCAAAGTGCGAGGATCAAACAGGATGGCTTTGATCTGGTCTGCTAATTCGTCTCGAAACCAGCGGCCATACTGACGAAAATGTTCGAAACCAACGATCGATCGATCCAGATGGAGCGGCTTCAAAATAGCCGTATCAAATCGAGTCACAAGATGATGCAAGTGATTGGGCAGCGAATCCCAGCAAAGACTTTTGTCCAATAAGCCGCGCACCTTGTAGCTGGCGCGAAGGAATCCTGAAAGAAGCGATGTCTGGCCGCCAAGTCCTTTGTTGGTTCGAATCCGCAGCAAGTCCGGCCGACAGTGTTGGATCATCGCGATCTGAAACTCTGCCCCATCAAATCCTGCGCGAGGAGCCCGATAGAGGAGCTCGATCAACTCATTGTCAAGAAATGGGCTGCGAACCATCACCTGGGATATTTCGGTCACCGTGGCCGTTGCCCAGAACCAGGGGATCTCACACTGCAAAATGAACGATAAATGGGATTGATTGGCGTAATCAAGCAAAGCATCGTTGGCGAGCTCCATAAACGGCTGAAAATCTGGATGGATGAGCGAGGGATCGATGGGTCTGGGCCTCAAGGCGCGCCGAACTTTGCCTAGAATTTGACTGCCAAATTTACCTGTAAGTTTGATCGGTGCGAAAGATCGAGCCAAATGGTTAAGATAAATGCCCTCCACATTCGTCGCATGGGCTAGTCCATCCGTGATATAAATAGCTCTAGCGGCATGAGCGGAGTAATTTGTTAGGAAATGATGATCGAGGTTGATGGTGTAATGCGGCAGGTTCATCGCATTCGCCACAGCTCGGGCCAATTTTACATCGATGCATTCTCGGTAGGCATTCCCATAGGTCAATGCGATCAAATTTTGTGGGATTTCGGGGATGGCCGAAAGGATCATCCGCGTATCTAACCCGCCTGTGAGTGCCAGCGCCAGCTTTGGCCCGGTCAAATAGCGAGGCAAAATTCGGGCAAACGTCTGTTTCAAAGCTGTAAAGAACTGCTTTTCTGGCAAAGGTTCTTGATCCTCCAATTGGCGAATATGAAAATAGAGGCTCCGTTCATTCTGACCATCTCGAAATCGCCAAATCGACCCGCTGGGCAGTAATTTGATCTGAGAGAAATAGGTGCGATCATTCAATACGCAATCATAGGAAAGATACTCCGCAACCGACTTGGGATCGATCGAACGCAAAGCTGGAAAAGCGCTCAGCAACGCTTTGGCCTCAGATGCGAAATAATGCCCATCCTTATCCTCATAACAATACAGCCGATGGATGCCATAGCGATCATTGAATATCAGCGCCTTCCGCTGTCCCTTGTCGAATATGACACCGCAGAACCAGCCATTCAACTGAGCGAGACAATCTTCCCCAGCATCTTCATAAAGATGAACCAAGAAATCAGCATTGGTTGGCTGGAGGACATGGCCTTCTTGCCGCAATTGAGTGACGCAATCTTCATCCACAAAACATTCTCCAGCCAGAAATAGCACCACATCGCCGCGCTCGTTTGTTAACGGCATTTTTTGAGAGACGCTTCCTTCAAGACCAACGCTGCCAGCGAGCCAGCCCAACTCCGAATTCTGCCCCATAGCTGGCACATAAAAGGGTTCGTGCATCATACTGTTTATCATCGTGGTCAACAACTGAGCGCCCCGTTCATTTGGCTGCTTTTGAATAATTACCACTATCCCCGGCATAAGCATCTCTCATTGCATTGATTCAACATAAATATTGTTCGATCCATCGGTCACTCCAAAAGGAAGTTTCTGAGCAACCTAACTTGTCCATCCTGAAGTTGGCGAATCGAAAATTTAATTAGCTTCTGTTTCGAAAATCGAAATTCCGTTAGACCCTCTCATTCCTGTTTGGTGCAGAGTTAACGATAAAAAAAGAAAATCATAAATTCAAGCCTTTTATATCTTATGACAAAAATACAAAAACTGAAGTGATAATGCGGAAGGTACGAGATGAGAATAATCAGGATGACCGAATTGTTCAGAAAGCAAAAAAGCGCCTTGCTGGCACTGCAATGCTTTTAGAGAAAAATGGTGAGCAAAATGAGCTGAAAATATGATCTCAGGTCTGGACGAGAAACACAGAGAATCCCGCTTAATCCTTCAAACTTCCAACCAGATATCCAGCTCCAAATCCCACACCTGCTGAGACCAAATTTCCCAGACCTAAGTGTAAAGTAAACCATTTTCGCTTGAGGAGATCGGCATATTTCTTATCCAGCACCTTGTATTCGCGCCAAAGATTTTCGTACGTGGTCATGATGCTGTCAGCTTTCAACGTCAGCAATTCGATGCGTTTGTCTTTGATGATGATTGTACTGTCCAACACAGCAATGGTGCTATCCTTAAGCATCACCTGCTGGGTTTTGTGATCGAGTTCAGCTTTAATTTCGAGCACCTCTGCACCGAAGAATTGCGGCGCAATGATGCCATGAATTCCATCGTTCCTGACAGCGGCCCAGAACTGCCCACGCCAATGGGGAAAAGCAGCATCCAGCTCGCGAATGATGCTGGTGGCAGACCAGAGGGTATCGATTTTCGCCACCGTTTCATTATATTTCTTTTGCAATTCTGCCAAGCGTCGCGCTAATCGCTCCCGTTCAGTGAGCAATCGTTGTTCCTCAATTTTTAGTCCCAAAAGAACCTGATCCAGGCTATCGACATAGCGCCGCATCCGAGCGTCCTTTTTAACTAACTCCTCCATCTTCCGCTCTTGCTCTTTCAGCTTGGCTCGAGTGTCTTTTAATGAGTGCCAAATGCTACGACCCACCACAATTCCGATGACCAAAACCAGAATCAGCAAAATCCAGGCAATTGATCGTTTCATGCGACTCATGTACGTGACACCTCCAATCGATTGCCCTGACGGCGAATGTTTAATTTATTAGCAAATTCAGTCACCACAGCATCATCTCCAGATAGCAACCGATAATAGACTTCATATCCACCCTCTGCGGCATCATACAGCTCGATCTGGGTGTTGCGGCTTTCGATTTCTAAAAGCAACTGCCGAATGACCCACTTCGCCGCTCTAGCCAGCTTTGCTGTTTCTTTGCGATTATGTTCTGTCATGTTTTTATCCTCTTCGGTAATCAATTCCAATCAAGTTCGGGTTCGTAAGCTGAGATTCGATAATATGAATGGCAGCACTGAGAGCAATATTCATCACTCATAGGCTAAAAACCATGGCATGAGACATTTTTGATCGGATAAAACTGCTGGGTCGATTGGTGAAAAAACAACTCAGCGTTATTTTAGTTTTCGAGCGAAAATATCTTTTTTTAAAAAGTAAAGCCATCAATTCAAACGATCATTACGGATGGAATTGTTAGAATTGATATTGATACGAGCAACTCGTGGTAGGAAAATAGAAAATTAATTGGAGAAAGTCAATAAAAATTTCACTCTGGCTAAAGATGCGATAGGTTTGTTGCGCTCCAAAGAATTGAATCGGCCCTATAAAGATGACAATAACTTTGGTAAGCGAAATGACGTCTTAAGAGCGGCAATAAGGATTACTGTCCGTCCATCGCAAAACGGCATAAATACAAATTAAGGCTATCAGAAATCATGCGAATTGGGGGTGCAAAAACTTTGAGTGTCAATTCATCGGAAAAAATCGGAAGGAATTGTCATGCTGAGGATCCGCCGATGATTAGGCGGACCGCTCAGAATGACATCATACCCTTCACTTGATGCCTGAAAGACAGATCATTAAACTCAGCGAATGGGGATTGCTCTCTTTAAAAAGGAGTCTTTTCCAACAAGAAAAGAAGCTTCAAATCAGTTGATTCATTAACAGCCCACATGGCTGAGCTTTTATGCATCGACGCCACTGGCTAATTTCACACCGATTTTAACTGGTTCGCCAGCCAGCTTCAGCTCCTTAGAGAAGACTCCATTTTCAAGACGGTCCTGGATGGTCAGCGACAAGGTTTCCGCCTTGATGTAATCGGCATGTTTTACAATTGCCTCCTCGATTTTTCCGGATGCCTGATAAAATAGGTGAATGCGATCGTTGAGTTCGAAATCAGCTTCCTTACGAAGCTCCTGAATATGACGAACTAAATCGCGCGCCAGCCCTTCGCTCAGCAGTTCATCAGTGAGCTGCGTATTGATCCCTAACAGCATCCCATCGACCTCTTGGACTGCATAATTCTGTTTTGCCTTGATTTCGACGATGATTTCATCGGGATTCAATACAACCTTCCGATCATCAAAGCTGAGCTCAACCCCCAGCTTAGAACGGACCTTTTTGGCGACTTCTTGAGCAGGCAGGGCCGCTAATGCCTTCTGAATCAGCGGCAGATCTCTACCATATTTGGGCCCTAACAATTTGAAATCGATTTTCAAATTATACTCTACGAGTTCCGTATCCTCGGCCGCGACGATGAGTTTTTTGACATTTAGTTCTTCTTTGATATGTTGTTCGTATTTCTTCAAAGTTTCGATCTTCATCGCGCTATTGGGTCGGACGACCAAATCTGAAAGTGGCTGCCGCACTTTGATATTGGTCTGATTGCGCAAAGCGCGACCCGCTTTCACGATGCTGATCACCTGATCCACTTCTTTTACGAGCTGATCATCTACAAATTGGTGATCGACCTGCGGGAAATCGCAATGATGAACCGATTCTGGGGCAGATGGATCGCAGGATCGGACCAAGTTCTGATACATCTCCTCAGTCAAAAACGGGATCACTGGGGCCAAGAGTTTAATCAGCGTCACCAATACATGATGCAACGTAAAGTAGGCCACTTTCTTATCGTTGTCCTTTTCGCTCTTCCAGAAGCGCCGTCGATTGCGACGGACATACCAATTGGATAGATCATCGATGAATTCCTCCGCCGCTTTCATAAACGCCATCACATTATAATCGCTGTAATTGTCATGGGCGTTTTGGATGAGCTGCTGCAACTTCGCCAGGACCCAACGATCGATTTCGGTCAAGTCAGAAAAATTGATCTTCAAGGTCGCGGGATTGATGTCATCAAGAATAGCATAGTTGGTCCAGAAAGCATAGCTGTTCCATAAGGTCAGCAGATGTTTGCGAATCTCTTTCGCAGGGCCATAGCCAAAATTGATATTGGTAAACGGATTATGCTCGGCGAACATCCAGCGCATCGTATCTACGCCCATCTTTTCGGCAGCATCATCGAACCAGATGGCATTGCCCGCGCTTTTGTGCATCTCCTCCCCTTTTTCATCGCGCACCAGCGCATGCCCCAGCACCGTCTTGAACGGCTCGCGGTTTTCCATCACTGTGCTCATCGCGAGGATGGCGTAGAACCAATTACGGAACTGGCCAGGAAAACATTCGGTGATGAAATCGGCTGGAAACCATTTTTCCCAATAAGAACGATCTTCTAAATAGCGCATGGTCGAATAGGGAACGATCCCAGCATCCAGCCAAGGATTGCCCACATCTTTAATGCGCGATACCTTTGCGCCACAATGTTTGCAGGCGATCTTCACATAATCGATCCAAGGACGATGCGGCGAGTGCCCCACGAACTGATCCCAACCTTCCACCGCGCGCTGTTTCAGCTCGTCAATGGAACCGATCACCTCAAAATGGCCGCACTGGTCGCATTCGTAAATCGGCAATGCTAATCCCCAGTATCGCTTTTTGGAGATCATCCAGTCACTCATATTTTTCAGCCAGTCCAATTCCAACTGCATCCCATACTCTGGCATCCAACGGATCTTTTGGGTGATCGCCATGATTTGATAGCGCAGTTCGTCCATCTTAATGAACCATTCATCTACCAGGCGGAAAACCAATTCTGAGCCATGGCGCCAGCATACCGGATAGCGGTGCGTAATCTGCTCTTTTTTGTAGAGGATGTGCTTTTCTTTGAGGTTTTGAATGATGGGCTCGGCCACTTTCATCACATTCTGCCCAGTCAACCAGTCAAAACCGTCGATAAAAGTCCCGAATTGATCCAATGGTGCGATAGCTGGAAGCCCATGCTTTTGCCCCAAAGCAAAATCTTCTTTGCCACATCCTGGGGCAATATGGACAATGCCAGTACCGTCTTCTGCGCTCACCTCGTCCCATAGCAGGACTGGGTGTTTGACTCCTTTCTGGGCAGGGAGCTCTTCAAATGGAGAGCGAAATTCCCATCTTTCCATCGCTGCACCTGGCATCTCCGCCAAAATTTCAATTTCACCCTTCGAAGCCATGACCTCGCGCACGCGATCCCGAACCAGATAATAAATCTGATCGCCTTGCTTGACCTTAACATAAGTAAACTCAGGATGAACAGCAGCAGCGACGTTCGCAGGCAGAGTCCATGGCGTCGTCGTCCAGACCAATAGGTTTTCGTTCTCGCGGCCCACCAGCGGAAATACCACATAAATGCTGTCATGACGAATTTCGCGGTAACCTTCGGTTGCAATTTCATGCTGCGACATCGCCGCCCCACAGTCGATGCACCATGGCATAACATCATGACCCTTATAAATCCAGCCGCGATCGTAGCATTTTTTGAGGAACAACCAGATGGTGAAATTATTGATATCGGACATTGTGTAATAAGAGTTGTCCCAGTCCATCCAATAGCCCAATCGGATCGATTGCTCGGTCTGAATGCGCGAGTATTTCATCACCCGCTCTTTGCACTTGTTGACGAAATTTTCGATCCCGTACGCCTCAATATCGGTCTTGGATTTGATCCCCAATTCCTTTTCCACCTCAACCTCGACCCATAATCCTTGGCAATCAAAACCATTTTGGTAGCGCAATTCGTGCCCGGTCATGGCATGAAAACGTTGAAAGATATCCTTATATGTCCGGCCCCAGGCATGATGCACCCCCATGGGGTTATTAGCAGTGATGGGACCATCCAGAAATGACCAACGCGGTTTTCCTTTATTTTTCTCAACCAATTTTTTGAATGATTGATTTTCTCTCCAGAAATCGAGAATCTTATGTTCGATGGCGACAAAATCTGCCTGGCTATCTACTTTTTTTAACATTGCTCTGCTTCCCTTTTCTTTCGACTTTCAAATTGATGATTACTCAATGGAACATTGACCCTATGGCTATTGCATTCGTCCCCTGGCGCAGACGAAATCGATGGAAAAATTGATGCCCATCTTTTTCAGCAAGTCATCCCTCTAACCTAATATAATAAAAAACCCGCTGTTTTTTGGAAACCTGGCAGCGGGTGTGGTCAGCGCTCTCTGCTGAATGCAAGATGATGGTTCATATTCCCTCCGCCAGGCGAGGGGGACGTATGATGATGGTAATTCGCCCTGCCTCAAACAAGAATATTAGATTGTTCATTCGGATATATTTCATCGCAGCCTCAAACCAAAATTCCAAAATTTTGTTGGCACTAAAAATAAGATTTTTAAACATAAATGTCAAGACTTAATTTGAATTTTAAAAATTTTTTATTATGGATTTGGCTCGGCAAAGGCTCTTTTATGCTAACTAATTATTCAATGATCAGCAGTGGGCAACCGTGAAATCATAATGCTGCTATCCTGTTCTTTCGAATTTTCTCTTGACATTTTGTTGAATATTTATTAAAATTGTGCCATGAATAAAGAACAATTAAAAAGGTTGGCTCAGAATCCCAATCATATCCCTGGGATCTACAATTATTGCGATCGGTGGTGCGAAAGGTGTGCATTCACAGCGCGCTGCCTGAACTTTGCCATGCAGCAGAACGAGAAAAAGGCTCGGAAGAGCTATACCATCGCTGATGAAGAATTCTGGCAAGAAATCTATGATAATCTCGCTGTTGCCAAGGAGATGCTGGAGGAGATGTTGGAACAGCAGGGCATCGAGATTAACCAGCAAGAGATGGAAGCGGTGATGAATGCCCAAGAACAGAAACGTCGGGAGGCTGAATCGCACGAATTGGCGCAAACCGCACGAAAATATGGCACCATGGTGGACTCCTGGTTCAAGAAGAATCGAGCAATGTTCAAACAGCGCGAGAAGGATTTGCGCACTGAATTTTCCATTGGTCTTGAGCAACGTCAACTGATCAACGAGGCTCGTCAGATCGTCGATGCCACTGAAGTCATCGGCTGGTATCAGCATCAGATCTATGTCAAGCTAATGCGAGCACTGA
This region includes:
- the ileS gene encoding isoleucine--tRNA ligase, which encodes MLKKVDSQADFVAIEHKILDFWRENQSFKKLVEKNKGKPRWSFLDGPITANNPMGVHHAWGRTYKDIFQRFHAMTGHELRYQNGFDCQGLWVEVEVEKELGIKSKTDIEAYGIENFVNKCKERVMKYSRIQTEQSIRLGYWMDWDNSYYTMSDINNFTIWLFLKKCYDRGWIYKGHDVMPWCIDCGAAMSQHEIATEGYREIRHDSIYVVFPLVGRENENLLVWTTTPWTLPANVAAAVHPEFTYVKVKQGDQIYYLVRDRVREVMASKGEIEILAEMPGAAMERWEFRSPFEELPAQKGVKHPVLLWDEVSAEDGTGIVHIAPGCGKEDFALGQKHGLPAIAPLDQFGTFIDGFDWLTGQNVMKVAEPIIQNLKEKHILYKKEQITHRYPVCWRHGSELVFRLVDEWFIKMDELRYQIMAITQKIRWMPEYGMQLELDWLKNMSDWMISKKRYWGLALPIYECDQCGHFEVIGSIDELKQRAVEGWDQFVGHSPHRPWIDYVKIACKHCGAKVSRIKDVGNPWLDAGIVPYSTMRYLEDRSYWEKWFPADFITECFPGQFRNWFYAILAMSTVMENREPFKTVLGHALVRDEKGEEMHKSAGNAIWFDDAAEKMGVDTMRWMFAEHNPFTNINFGYGPAKEIRKHLLTLWNSYAFWTNYAILDDINPATLKINFSDLTEIDRWVLAKLQQLIQNAHDNYSDYNVMAFMKAAEEFIDDLSNWYVRRNRRRFWKSEKDNDKKVAYFTLHHVLVTLIKLLAPVIPFLTEEMYQNLVRSCDPSAPESVHHCDFPQVDHQFVDDQLVKEVDQVISIVKAGRALRNQTNIKVRQPLSDLVVRPNSAMKIETLKKYEQHIKEELNVKKLIVAAEDTELVEYNLKIDFKLLGPKYGRDLPLIQKALAALPAQEVAKKVRSKLGVELSFDDRKVVLNPDEIIVEIKAKQNYAVQEVDGMLLGINTQLTDELLSEGLARDLVRHIQELRKEADFELNDRIHLFYQASGKIEEAIVKHADYIKAETLSLTIQDRLENGVFSKELKLAGEPVKIGVKLASGVDA